Proteins from a genomic interval of Pelagibaculum spongiae:
- the guaB gene encoding IMP dehydrogenase translates to MRITQEALTFDDVLLIPAHSEVMPKDVDLGTQLTREIRLNLPVLSSAMDTVTEARLAIAMAQEGGLGIIHKNMTVAEQASHVRRVKKYESGVVKNPITISPDATLQQLRALTEENNISGVPVVEAGDQLLGIVTARDMRFQNDPQIKVSEIMTPKPRLVTVKEGVTRPEIESLFKEHRVEKLLIIDDNFCLLGLITVTDIKKSRAFPNACKDDQGQLRVGAAVGTGGDSEKRITALVEAGVDVVVVDTAHGHSQGVLDRVRWVKDNFPQVQVIGGNIATGDAALALVEAGADGVKVGIGPGSICTTRIVAGVGVPQITAVSNVAKALEGTGVPLVADGGLRYSGDLAKAVAAGAHVVMIGGLLAGTDEAPGEIELFQGRSYKAYRGMGSLGAMAQSQGSSDRYFQDASSGADKLVPEGIEGRVACKGPMSSIVHQLMGGLRASMGYTGCATVDQMRTKPEFVKVSSAGMRESHVHDVTITKEAPNYKMG, encoded by the coding sequence ATGAGAATTACACAGGAAGCTTTGACTTTCGACGACGTTTTATTGATTCCCGCCCATTCCGAGGTAATGCCCAAAGATGTTGATTTGGGTACCCAGCTGACGCGTGAAATCCGCCTCAACTTGCCGGTGCTGTCTTCAGCAATGGACACTGTGACCGAAGCTCGTCTGGCCATCGCGATGGCTCAGGAAGGCGGCTTAGGTATTATCCACAAGAACATGACCGTTGCCGAGCAGGCAAGCCATGTTCGACGGGTAAAAAAATATGAAAGTGGCGTAGTTAAGAACCCTATCACTATCTCCCCTGATGCTACCTTGCAACAACTGCGTGCATTAACCGAAGAAAATAATATCTCCGGTGTGCCAGTGGTTGAAGCTGGTGATCAGCTGTTGGGTATTGTGACAGCCCGCGATATGCGTTTCCAGAACGATCCGCAAATCAAGGTTTCAGAAATCATGACACCCAAGCCTCGTTTGGTCACGGTCAAGGAAGGGGTAACTCGCCCTGAAATTGAATCGCTGTTCAAAGAGCACCGGGTAGAAAAGTTGTTAATCATCGATGACAACTTTTGTTTGCTAGGTCTGATCACCGTTACCGACATCAAAAAATCCCGCGCCTTCCCTAATGCTTGTAAAGATGATCAGGGGCAGCTGCGTGTTGGTGCAGCGGTTGGTACCGGTGGCGATAGTGAAAAACGAATTACCGCTTTGGTAGAAGCGGGTGTCGACGTAGTGGTAGTCGATACCGCCCACGGCCACTCGCAAGGTGTTCTAGACCGAGTGCGTTGGGTGAAGGATAACTTCCCTCAGGTACAGGTTATCGGCGGTAATATCGCAACTGGCGATGCAGCATTAGCATTGGTTGAAGCAGGCGCTGATGGTGTGAAAGTGGGTATTGGCCCAGGTTCTATTTGCACCACCCGAATTGTTGCAGGTGTCGGCGTGCCGCAAATTACTGCAGTGTCTAATGTGGCAAAAGCATTAGAAGGAACTGGCGTTCCTCTGGTTGCCGATGGCGGTTTACGCTATTCCGGTGATTTAGCCAAAGCGGTTGCTGCAGGTGCTCATGTAGTCATGATTGGTGGCCTGTTAGCCGGTACTGATGAAGCGCCGGGTGAAATTGAGCTCTTCCAGGGTCGATCTTACAAGGCATATCGAGGTATGGGTTCTTTAGGTGCCATGGCGCAAAGCCAGGGTTCTTCAGACCGTTACTTCCAAGATGCCAGTTCAGGTGCCGATAAATTAGTACCCGAAGGTATTGAAGGCCGAGTTGCCTGCAAAGGGCCAATGAGCTCGATTGTTCACCAGCTAATGGGTGGTCTGCGTGCCAGCATGGGTTATACCGGCTGTGCCACTGTCGACCAAATGCGAACCAAGCCGGAATTCGTCAAGGTGAGTTCAGCGGGCATGCGTGAAAGCCACGTTCACGATGTCACAATCACCAAAGAAGCGCCTAACTACAAAATGGGTTAA
- the xseA gene encoding exodeoxyribonuclease VII large subunit translates to MISENSSLSGAGRDKSQPLSVSGLNQSARYLLESTFPSIWLEAELSGYRPHGSGHWYFTLKDKKANISCAMFRRENSRIGFEPQDGMQLLVRGRISLYEPRGNYQLIIDHMEQAGNGALKREFELLKQRLWHEGLFDPASKKAFPESPKKIGVITSPTGAAITDILTVLKRRNPAIEVIIYPAAVQGAEAAPRLIQALQTANRRQECDLLIIGRGGGSLEDLQAFNDEALARAIAASELPIISAVGHEIDTSISDFVADAQAATPSAAAELVSPDHGGEQIWLAQQRRKLIQLIQQRIRANQQNLTHLSSRLRHPGQQLQQKMQQLDQLTFRLNTFIEKNLQDRAKKLTQLQHRLTSHSPEKQIAAKASQLEQLNLKMNFAIEQKMQQKKNQLARLAEGLNSYSPLSTLSRGYALVTNEKQQVIKSSEQLTSGQIINIQLAQGSASAQITSKATQQLEAAND, encoded by the coding sequence GTGATATCTGAAAATTCTTCCCTCAGCGGTGCTGGGCGAGACAAGTCTCAACCGCTCAGCGTTAGCGGTTTAAACCAGTCTGCACGCTATTTATTGGAATCTACTTTCCCTTCCATCTGGTTAGAAGCCGAGCTTTCTGGTTATCGTCCACATGGGTCAGGCCACTGGTATTTCACCCTCAAAGACAAAAAAGCCAACATTAGCTGCGCGATGTTCCGCCGGGAGAATTCACGGATTGGTTTTGAGCCGCAAGATGGCATGCAATTGCTGGTGCGTGGGCGAATTAGCCTTTACGAACCCCGCGGTAACTATCAGCTAATCATCGACCATATGGAGCAAGCGGGTAACGGTGCCCTTAAACGTGAATTTGAGTTACTTAAACAGCGTTTATGGCATGAAGGGCTGTTTGATCCAGCGAGTAAAAAAGCCTTCCCCGAATCACCGAAAAAAATTGGTGTGATCACCTCGCCCACCGGCGCAGCAATCACCGATATTTTAACCGTTTTAAAACGGCGCAACCCAGCCATTGAAGTGATTATTTACCCCGCTGCGGTGCAAGGGGCTGAAGCGGCACCTCGATTGATTCAGGCACTGCAAACGGCTAACCGGCGGCAAGAGTGTGACTTGCTGATTATCGGCCGAGGTGGTGGCTCTCTGGAAGACTTACAAGCATTTAACGACGAAGCACTCGCCCGGGCAATTGCTGCCAGCGAATTACCGATTATCAGCGCAGTCGGTCATGAGATAGATACTTCGATCTCAGATTTCGTTGCCGACGCCCAAGCAGCGACACCTTCAGCAGCGGCAGAATTAGTCAGCCCGGATCACGGTGGTGAACAAATCTGGCTGGCACAGCAAAGGCGAAAGCTGATTCAACTGATTCAACAGCGGATTCGTGCCAACCAACAAAACCTGACGCATTTGTCTTCTCGGTTGCGTCACCCCGGCCAGCAGTTGCAACAAAAAATGCAGCAGCTGGATCAGTTAACTTTTCGTTTGAATACTTTTATCGAAAAGAATTTACAGGATCGAGCTAAAAAATTAACTCAATTGCAACATCGATTAACCAGCCATTCGCCAGAAAAACAAATTGCTGCTAAAGCGAGCCAGCTGGAACAATTAAATTTGAAAATGAATTTTGCTATTGAACAAAAAATGCAGCAAAAGAAAAACCAATTAGCTCGATTAGCCGAGGGGTTAAACAGCTACAGTCCGTTATCTACACTGAGTCGCGGTTATGCCTTAGTCACCAATGAAAAGCAGCAAGTGATTAAATCTTCTGAGCAATTAACCAGCGGACAAATCATTAACATTCAACTGGCCCAAGGCAGTGCATCGGCACAGATCACAAGTAAAGCAACGCAGCAACTGGAAGCCGCAAATGATTAA
- a CDS encoding peptidoglycan DD-metalloendopeptidase family protein: MIKSLKKLQTTLVSAVIFGSALTVFSNSAHALPNASAIPGGVAIIEVPADTEQAWFRNKPLFITRENGKTVALVGIPLSQQPGNAELTITSKSSGQKITQAFSINDYAYKEQRIKLTGKKKKYVSPSKEQLARFKREKKLSRQAFASFSSQIPDTNFDLPVTAPVSSPFGLKRFFNDQPRKPHSGLDLAAPKGTAIKAPSAGTVVLTGDFFFNGKSVYIDHGQGLVTMYCHMSEIGVKKGQVIARGEALGKVGATGRVTGPHLHWTVGLNGYSVSPELFLKQAN; the protein is encoded by the coding sequence ATGATTAAATCATTAAAAAAACTTCAAACTACTTTGGTATCGGCCGTTATTTTCGGCTCTGCTTTAACAGTATTTTCCAATAGCGCACATGCCCTGCCCAATGCATCAGCAATCCCCGGTGGTGTGGCAATTATTGAAGTGCCAGCAGACACAGAACAAGCTTGGTTTAGAAACAAGCCATTATTTATCACCCGCGAAAATGGCAAAACTGTTGCGCTAGTTGGCATTCCTTTATCTCAGCAACCGGGCAACGCCGAATTAACGATTACCAGTAAAAGCAGCGGCCAGAAAATCACTCAAGCCTTTTCAATTAATGACTATGCGTATAAAGAGCAGAGAATAAAATTAACTGGCAAGAAAAAGAAATATGTCTCGCCTTCCAAAGAACAACTGGCCAGATTCAAGCGAGAGAAAAAATTATCTCGACAGGCATTTGCCAGCTTTAGCAGTCAGATTCCAGACACTAATTTTGATTTACCGGTTACTGCACCGGTTTCTAGCCCCTTTGGCTTAAAGCGCTTTTTTAACGATCAACCCAGAAAACCACACAGCGGATTAGACCTCGCTGCGCCCAAAGGCACTGCCATCAAAGCGCCATCTGCTGGCACCGTAGTATTGACAGGTGATTTTTTCTTCAACGGAAAAAGCGTTTATATCGACCACGGCCAAGGCTTAGTTACCATGTATTGCCATATGAGCGAAATTGGGGTTAAAAAAGGCCAGGTAATTGCTCGGGGAGAGGCACTTGGAAAGGTTGGCGCAACCGGCAGAGTAACCGGGCCACATTTACATTGGACAGTGGGATTAAATGGTTATTCTGTTTCGCCAGAATTATTTTTAAAACAAGCCAATTAA